DNA sequence from the Halanaerobiales bacterium genome:
AGGGAATCAATTACTTTACATCAGCTAGCCCGGGCAGCTGGTTATTCTCCCTGGCATTCTGGGAGAATTTTTAAAGAACTAATTGGTAAAACTCCTTTTGAATATATTAGAAAACTTCGTCTTTCTCGAGCTGCTGTTAAACTCAGAGATGAAGAGCAAAAAATAATTGATGTAGCATTTGATTTTGTTTTTGATTCACATGAGGGGTTTACCAGGGCATTTTCTAAACAATTTGGTATGAGTCCTAATTATTACTCCCAAAACACACCACCAATAAAACTATTTTTACCCCATCGTATCCGTGAATATTACCTTACTTTACAAAAAGGAGAGAATAACATGAGTAAAAAGTCTAATGTTGATACTGTCTTTGTTCAGGTTGTTGATCGACCAGCTAGAAAAATAATATTAAAGTGGGGAACTGAAGCGACCCATTACTTTGAGTATTGTGATGAAGTTGGTTGTGATGTTTGGGGAGTTTTAACAAGTATAAAAGAAGCTATATATGAACCAATTGGCATGTGGATGCCCGAAAATTTACGTAAAGAAGGCACATCAAAATATGCTCAGGGAGTGGAAGTTCCTGTTGATTATTCTGGCGAAGTACCAGATGGATTTGATATAATTGATCTTCCTCCATGTAAAATGATGATTTTTCAAGGAGAGTCTTATGAAGATGAAAATTTTCAAGAAGCGATTGGTTCATTATGGGAAGTAATGAAAAAATATAACCCTAAATTGTATGGTTTTAAATGGGCTGATGAAGATGGGCCAAGATTCCAACTGGAGCGAAGGGGATA
Encoded proteins:
- a CDS encoding AraC family transcriptional regulator; translated protein: MERWEKINAVQRMQDYIEEHIRESITLHQLARAAGYSPWHSGRIFKELIGKTPFEYIRKLRLSRAAVKLRDEEQKIIDVAFDFVFDSHEGFTRAFSKQFGMSPNYYSQNTPPIKLFLPHRIREYYLTLQKGENNMSKKSNVDTVFVQVVDRPARKIILKWGTEATHYFEYCDEVGCDVWGVLTSIKEAIYEPIGMWMPENLRKEGTSKYAQGVEVPVDYSGEVPDGFDIIDLPPCKMMIFQGESYEDENFQEAIGSLWEVMKKYNPKLYGFKWADEDGPRFQLERRGYRGYIEGRPVREINK